The following are from one region of the Corylus avellana chromosome ca1, CavTom2PMs-1.0 genome:
- the LOC132162983 gene encoding late embryogenesis abundant protein At1g64065-like: MAGKDQSSPYPLAPAANGRGRSDDESFTAHTKELRKKKRVKCMVYIAAFAVVQTIVILAFVLVVVRIKAPKFRLLAASFNITDLSNSSFSLRTNAQFTVKNTNFGHFKYEHGTVRFAYKGMTLGEAAIEKARARARSTKKVNATVTLSSLNLPVNSGISSDVAGALLPLTSSSKLDGKVHLLKVFKKKKSAQMDCTMNVNIGLLEIQNLKCK, from the coding sequence ATGGCAGGCAAGGATCAATCTTCACCCTACCCGTTGGCACCGGCGGCCAACGGCCGTGGCCGCAGCGACGACGAGTCGTTCACGGCACACACCAAAGAGCTACGCAAAAAGAAGCGCGTGAAGTGCATGGTATACATTGCTGCTTTCGCTGTGGTCCAAACCATAGTCATCTTGGCCTTTGTTCTAGTCGTCGTGCGCATCAAAGCTCCCAAGTTCCGGCTGCTTGCTGCCTCCTTTAATATTACTGATCTTTcaaattcttcattttccttGCGGACGAATGCTCAATTCACGGTAAAGAACACCAACTTTGGTCACTTCAAATATGAACATGGCACTGTTAGGTTTGCCTACAAGGGCATGACTCTTGGTGAGGCCGCTATTGAAAAGGCACGAGCCAGGGCTCGATCAACCAAGAAGGTCAACGCCACAGTTACCCTGAGTTCACTAAATTTGCCTGTCAATTCTGGGATATCAAGCGATGTGGCTGGGGCTCTTTTGCCGCTGACCAGCTCCTCAAAGCTGGATGGGAAAGTGCACCTATTGAAGgttttcaagaaaaagaaatctgcTCAGATGGATTGCACCATGAATGTTAATATCGGATTACTAGAAATCCAGAATTTGAAATGCAAGTGA